From a single Paraburkholderia sp. D15 genomic region:
- a CDS encoding SH3 domain-containing C40 family peptidase, with amino-acid sequence MPVAVPPRLAFALPAIGRAAALGTALAALVALGACSNPSQSRDARAPLDTVSLFPIGNYDQNVDHWLEPDSPGYDRPFLSAADQQAHFKALYARYFGTGTSAPSPWNSAFVAMRVYRQQGADIAALQQRRLDKFDNTGKSGAALGYGENFRPHDKAWIDAIALNENVAQFTQDAVYRPERRAIATTNLMVRELPTIDPSFYDHRLAGEGYPFDNLQISAVRPGTPLYVLGSSADGAWRYVQTPDVQGWVRSDGVGMTDDRFVDTWRAATARSLGAVIVASAAVRDSRGVFRFDAPAGTMLPLGASSASASPASAASLAVSNAASAAAASSDAITRQLLVPARDADGQALIRTATLRDDQIAPMPLAATPRHLAMLMKTLIGRPYGWGNSGLYNDCSSELQSIFAAFGVWLPRHSSTQMSAGRMVDLSSSTPAQRLDYLAQHGVPLRTLIYIGGHVMLYIGNTTRNGVAVPVVYQDVWGLRPADDSRRAVIGGSVILPLLEHIPEDATLQSLAATPTFQVSILGAPAGAAASGEPGTPNAPATPNAPATPPDEDNPAG; translated from the coding sequence ATGCCTGTCGCCGTCCCACCCCGCCTTGCTTTCGCGCTGCCGGCCATCGGCCGCGCCGCCGCTCTCGGCACCGCGCTCGCGGCGCTCGTCGCGCTGGGCGCCTGCAGCAATCCGTCGCAGTCGCGCGACGCGCGCGCGCCGCTCGATACCGTGTCGTTGTTCCCGATCGGGAATTACGATCAGAACGTCGATCACTGGCTCGAACCGGATAGCCCCGGCTACGACCGTCCGTTCCTGAGCGCCGCCGATCAGCAGGCGCACTTCAAGGCCCTCTACGCGCGCTATTTCGGCACCGGCACCAGCGCGCCGTCGCCGTGGAATTCGGCGTTCGTGGCGATGCGGGTCTACCGTCAGCAAGGCGCGGACATTGCCGCTTTGCAGCAACGCCGGCTCGACAAGTTCGACAACACGGGCAAAAGCGGCGCGGCGCTCGGCTACGGCGAAAACTTCCGGCCGCACGACAAGGCGTGGATCGATGCGATCGCGCTCAACGAGAACGTCGCGCAGTTCACGCAGGACGCCGTCTATCGCCCCGAGCGGCGCGCGATCGCCACGACCAACCTGATGGTGCGCGAACTGCCGACCATCGATCCGTCGTTCTACGATCACCGGCTGGCCGGCGAAGGTTATCCGTTCGACAACCTGCAGATCTCGGCGGTACGGCCCGGCACGCCGCTCTATGTGCTGGGCAGCAGCGCCGACGGTGCGTGGCGCTATGTGCAGACGCCCGATGTTCAAGGCTGGGTGCGCAGCGACGGCGTCGGCATGACCGACGACCGCTTCGTCGACACGTGGCGCGCGGCGACAGCGCGATCGCTCGGTGCGGTGATCGTGGCGTCGGCGGCGGTGCGGGACAGCCGTGGCGTGTTCCGCTTCGATGCGCCGGCGGGGACGATGTTGCCGCTGGGGGCGTCTTCCGCTTCGGCTTCTCCCGCTTCGGCTGCGTCTCTTGCGGTTTCCAACGCCGCCTCCGCCGCCGCTGCTTCGTCCGACGCCATCACGCGCCAGCTCCTCGTCCCCGCGCGCGACGCCGACGGCCAGGCACTGATCCGCACCGCGACGCTGCGTGACGACCAGATCGCGCCGATGCCGCTCGCCGCCACGCCGCGTCACCTGGCCATGCTGATGAAGACGTTGATCGGCCGGCCGTACGGCTGGGGCAACAGCGGCCTCTACAACGACTGCTCGTCGGAATTGCAAAGCATCTTCGCGGCGTTTGGCGTCTGGCTGCCGCGCCATTCGTCGACGCAGATGAGCGCGGGGCGCATGGTCGACCTGTCGTCGTCCACGCCCGCGCAGCGCCTCGACTATCTCGCGCAGCATGGCGTGCCGTTGCGCACGCTGATCTACATCGGCGGTCACGTGATGCTGTATATCGGCAACACGACCCGCAACGGCGTCGCGGTGCCGGTCGTCTATCAGGACGTGTGGGGTTTGCGGCCGGCCGACGACAGCCGCCGCGCGGTGATCGGCGGCTCGGTGATCCTGCCGCTGCTGGAACACATTCCGGAAGACGCCACCTTGCAGTCGCTGGCGGCCACGCCGACCTTCCAGGTCAGCATTCTCGGCGCGCCCGCCGGCGCGGCGGCGTCGGGCGAGCCGGGTACGCCCAACGCACCTGCCACGCCCAACGCGCCGGCCACGCCGCCCGACGAGGACAATCCGGCCGGTTAA
- a CDS encoding TOBE domain-containing protein, producing the protein MQTSARNQFTGEVSEVKHGAVNDEVTLRTQDGLEIVAIITHGSAEKLGLAAGKKAFALVKASSVIVMVDVAKNQVSARNCIAGTVSAVTKGAVNSEVTISAGSAQIAAIITNDSVDRLALASGKAATAIFKASSVIVGVDQ; encoded by the coding sequence ATGCAAACCAGCGCACGCAATCAATTCACCGGCGAAGTCAGCGAAGTCAAACACGGCGCCGTGAACGACGAAGTCACGCTGCGCACCCAGGACGGTCTGGAGATCGTCGCGATCATCACGCATGGCAGCGCCGAAAAGCTCGGCCTCGCCGCCGGCAAGAAGGCGTTCGCGCTGGTCAAGGCATCGTCGGTGATCGTGATGGTCGATGTCGCGAAGAACCAGGTGTCGGCGCGTAACTGCATCGCCGGCACGGTGTCGGCCGTCACGAAGGGCGCGGTCAACTCGGAAGTGACGATCAGCGCAGGCAGCGCGCAGATCGCGGCGATCATCACCAACGACAGCGTCGATCGTCTCGCGCTCGCGAGCGGCAAGGCGGCAACGGCGATCTTCAAGGCATCGAGCGTGATCGTCGGCGTCGATCAGTAA
- a CDS encoding GAF domain-containing protein encodes MFDVSSASTLPKAAHYEELVAQARSLLAGETDWIANAANFSAFVFHSLSDLNWAGFYFHDGKELVVGPFQGKPACVRIPLGKGVCGTAAQTRQTQVVRDVHEFPGHIACDSASNSEIVVPLVAPDGTLIGVWDVDSPVVARFDEEDAKGMEALCAVFIETALPRGV; translated from the coding sequence ATGTTCGACGTTTCCTCCGCCTCAACTCTGCCCAAGGCCGCGCACTACGAAGAACTCGTCGCGCAGGCGCGCTCGCTCCTCGCTGGCGAAACCGACTGGATCGCCAATGCCGCGAATTTCTCCGCCTTCGTGTTCCATTCGCTGAGCGATCTGAACTGGGCCGGCTTCTATTTCCACGACGGCAAGGAGCTGGTGGTCGGGCCGTTCCAGGGCAAGCCCGCCTGCGTGCGCATTCCGCTCGGCAAGGGCGTCTGCGGCACGGCCGCGCAAACGCGCCAGACGCAGGTGGTGCGCGACGTGCACGAATTCCCCGGTCATATCGCATGCGATTCGGCATCGAACTCGGAAATCGTCGTGCCGCTCGTCGCGCCGGACGGCACGCTGATCGGCGTGTGGGACGTGGACAGCCCGGTGGTCGCGCGCTTCGACGAAGAAGACGCGAAGGGCATGGAAGCGCTGTGCGCGGTGTTCATCGAAACGGCCTTGCCGCGCGGCGTGTAA